One genomic segment of Laspinema palackyanum D2c includes these proteins:
- a CDS encoding 7-cyano-7-deazaguanine synthase, whose translation MNQASSSIKKPNQCDRREYTLRFGPILNCNGSVQFFNRSIGKELTVGINIDDQAFQYRVQAEFPAIVADLVDLAVAIHASDRLAPQNLSEKPRHLHIVLPVRHPELLSSEPFRTKLEGLLKWATDSEWAFEFQKRTVSGRIVERQQILPMVPQGSEVALWSGGLDALAGLYTRMRMYPEKPFVLFGSGSNDIIYGRQEQVAKKVQSIFPNRCHLVLAPIRLNDIQEMPKNKITRGRGVVFTLLGAAFAYLMGGRILSVYENGIGAINLPYRASAVGLDHSRSVHPLTLLMVSDVVSELFGEKFQVQNPFLFSTKAEMCQALAEDGKNDLASLTISCDSLHRKSKQPIECGYCSSCILRKQALAASKIDDKTRYVVPHGDRPSKDPTLILRNMLAQVRTFHGLLSTSNQIDIRWEALTRKFPELDDIVDLASEVEGLCPVDMQSRLIRLYWTYVSEWDIVESLVAGDLLDTDNKQQISHKKSLYKVERQRHD comes from the coding sequence ATGAATCAGGCATCTTCGAGTATTAAAAAACCAAATCAGTGCGATCGCCGCGAGTACACTTTGCGTTTTGGACCTATCTTAAACTGTAATGGGTCGGTGCAGTTTTTCAATCGCTCTATTGGCAAGGAGCTAACGGTTGGCATCAATATTGATGATCAGGCATTTCAGTACCGGGTTCAGGCAGAGTTTCCAGCCATTGTTGCCGATCTCGTTGACCTCGCTGTTGCCATTCATGCTTCAGACCGTCTTGCACCGCAGAATCTTAGCGAGAAGCCTCGCCACCTTCATATTGTGCTGCCAGTGCGTCATCCAGAATTACTGAGTTCCGAACCATTTCGGACAAAGCTAGAAGGCTTGCTAAAATGGGCCACAGATAGCGAATGGGCATTTGAATTCCAAAAACGAACTGTCTCAGGACGAATAGTTGAGCGCCAACAGATTTTGCCAATGGTTCCTCAAGGATCCGAAGTAGCATTATGGAGTGGTGGTCTTGATGCTCTTGCAGGTTTGTACACTCGTATGAGGATGTATCCAGAAAAGCCGTTTGTGTTGTTCGGGAGTGGCAGCAACGATATTATCTATGGTCGTCAGGAACAAGTCGCGAAAAAGGTCCAATCTATCTTTCCAAACCGTTGCCATCTAGTCCTCGCCCCCATCCGCTTGAACGATATCCAGGAAATGCCCAAAAATAAGATTACCCGTGGGCGAGGGGTAGTATTTACCCTGCTGGGTGCCGCCTTTGCATATCTCATGGGTGGTCGGATTTTGTCTGTGTATGAAAATGGAATCGGTGCAATCAACCTTCCTTACCGTGCATCTGCTGTGGGACTGGATCACTCCCGCTCTGTTCACCCTTTGACACTTTTGATGGTCAGTGATGTTGTTTCAGAGCTTTTCGGAGAAAAGTTTCAGGTACAGAACCCATTTCTTTTCTCGACTAAAGCTGAAATGTGTCAAGCATTAGCTGAAGATGGGAAAAATGACTTAGCGTCCCTAACCATATCATGTGATAGCCTACACCGTAAGTCAAAGCAACCCATTGAGTGTGGATACTGTTCCTCTTGCATTTTAAGGAAACAGGCGCTTGCTGCGTCAAAGATAGACGACAAGACTCGCTATGTAGTGCCTCATGGAGACCGCCCATCAAAAGACCCTACCTTGATTTTGCGTAATATGCTCGCCCAGGTCCGTACCTTCCACGGCTTGCTCAGTACCTCTAATCAAATCGATATTCGGTGGGAAGCCCTGACGCGAAAATTCCCAGAATTAGATGATATTGTGGATCTTGCTTCTGAGGTAGAAGGTCTATGTCCTGTTGATATGCAAAGCCGTCTGATTCGGCTCTACTGGACTTACGTTTCTGAATGGGATATTGTAGAATCCTTGGTTGCAGGGGATCTCTTGGATACAGACAACAAACAACAGATATCACACAAAAAGTCACTCTACAAAGTGGAGAGACAACGCCATGACTAA
- a CDS encoding ImmA/IrrE family metallo-endopeptidase, with translation MTNNVLDNIDMRGLGEMLQQARTQCGMTQADAAKVIEAARTTMVAIEKGERRLKATELIKLARAYGRSVSDFVRPRPVIEPFEVQFRAAYRGHEVEREQIEPVIRRLEELCQYYLELEEIMHSPLPRNYPRDYEVSGMPIERTAEAIAVEERQRLGLGDGPIPMLRDILEQSVGLRIFYLKMPGKYSELYSYNEQLGGCMAINANHPEERRRWSLAHGYLHFLAHRRKAVLDLVEGQYKRMPESERLAEAFPKYFLMPTSGLLKRFNDMCRVNENEKFTPANLFTLAHYYGVSVEALAYRLEEMELLRSGTWERLRDRGLKVRKVQQELGLEQIPQRSDMAPIHYQHLAIEALDQGLITEGRFAEFLDVDRLEARRISELLRNYSSGMVDESTHVDLRPLQD, from the coding sequence ATGACTAACAACGTCCTTGACAATATTGATATGCGGGGGTTGGGGGAGATGCTGCAACAGGCAAGGACTCAGTGCGGGATGACCCAAGCTGATGCAGCCAAAGTGATTGAGGCGGCACGCACTACGATGGTGGCGATCGAGAAAGGAGAGCGCCGTCTGAAGGCTACGGAACTCATCAAGCTGGCTCGGGCTTATGGAAGATCCGTGAGTGATTTTGTGCGTCCGCGTCCGGTCATTGAACCCTTCGAGGTGCAGTTTCGCGCTGCCTATCGGGGTCACGAAGTGGAACGCGAGCAAATTGAACCCGTCATTCGGCGGTTAGAAGAGTTGTGTCAGTATTATCTAGAACTTGAAGAAATTATGCACTCACCACTCCCACGGAACTATCCTCGGGACTATGAGGTGAGCGGGATGCCGATTGAGCGCACGGCGGAGGCGATCGCAGTTGAAGAACGTCAACGACTCGGCCTTGGAGATGGCCCAATTCCGATGCTTCGGGACATTTTGGAACAGAGTGTAGGACTTCGGATCTTTTACCTCAAGATGCCAGGAAAATATTCAGAGCTTTACAGTTACAACGAACAACTCGGGGGATGCATGGCAATTAATGCCAACCACCCGGAAGAACGGCGGCGTTGGTCCTTAGCTCATGGATATCTTCATTTTCTCGCCCATCGACGTAAGGCTGTACTGGACTTGGTTGAAGGGCAATACAAGAGAATGCCAGAGAGTGAGCGGCTCGCTGAAGCCTTTCCCAAATATTTCTTAATGCCGACGAGCGGTTTGCTTAAGCGGTTTAATGATATGTGCCGCGTCAATGAAAATGAAAAGTTTACGCCAGCTAATTTATTTACTTTGGCTCATTATTACGGTGTGTCTGTAGAAGCACTTGCTTATCGGTTGGAGGAAATGGAACTTCTACGTTCTGGAACTTGGGAGCGATTACGAGATCGCGGATTGAAAGTTAGAAAGGTACAACAAGAACTGGGTTTAGAGCAAATTCCCCAACGGAGTGATATGGCCCCCATTCACTATCAACACCTGGCGATCGAAGCATTAGATCAGGGTCTGATTACGGAAGGACGCTTTGCCGAGTTCCTTGACGTCGATCGCCTAGAGGCACGGCGGATTTCTGAACTGTTGCGGAACTATTCCAGCGGTATGGTGGACGAATCGACTCATGTCGATCTCCGCCCGCTACAAGACTAA